The Candidatus Poribacteria bacterium genome includes a region encoding these proteins:
- a CDS encoding iron-sulfur cluster assembly accessory protein: protein MKNFLKKLTGNETPLLTVTEAAQEKIHAVIEAEEVEVEGLRISIQGRTATAFQYSLGLATEAQADDLVVECENFNVLVDAESAPDLQGAVIDYVDDLNSSGFNIENPNTPTWDNPKAQQIQELIDERINPAVAAHGGQIELLNVEADSIYIHMGGGCQGCGMANVTLKHGIEAMIQEVFPEIKHVIDTTDHAAGDNPYYSPSKG from the coding sequence ATGAAGAATTTCTTGAAGAAGCTCACGGGAAATGAAACCCCTTTGCTTACGGTGACAGAAGCCGCGCAAGAGAAGATTCACGCAGTGATAGAAGCCGAAGAAGTTGAAGTTGAAGGTCTACGTATTAGCATCCAAGGCAGAACTGCTACGGCATTCCAATACAGCCTCGGTTTAGCGACCGAAGCACAAGCGGATGACCTTGTTGTTGAATGTGAGAATTTTAATGTACTCGTCGATGCCGAAAGCGCGCCGGACCTTCAAGGTGCTGTCATTGACTATGTCGACGACCTGAATTCAAGTGGGTTCAACATCGAAAACCCTAACACGCCTACTTGGGATAATCCGAAGGCACAACAGATTCAGGAACTCATCGATGAACGGATTAACCCGGCTGTTGCCGCCCACGGTGGACAAATAGAGCTTCTGAACGTTGAAGCGGATTCTATCTATATCCACATGGGTGGCGGGTGCCAAGGGTGTGGCATGGCAAATGTCACGCTCAAACACGGCATTGAAGCGATGATTCAGGAAGTCTTTCCTGAAATTAAGCACGTGATTGATACAACTGATCACGCTGCTGGGGACAACCCGTATTATTCCCCAAGCAAAGGATAA
- a CDS encoding beta-ribofuranosylaminobenzene 5'-phosphate synthase, translated as MNHVKITTPSRLHFSLLDLNGALGRVDGGFGLAIAEPNFQIIAEMATNIDVATSVYRERAITVLQRLQQIYPFPGIKLTFESEIPMHCGFGSGTQLALGIAQAVNVLYQFGLGVQELAQAVGRGGTSGIGVAAFDTGGFIVDGGHRFPEEKASFLPSSAVGDIQPPPILLRYSFPELPLLIVMPNCSRIYGDTEVELFRTLCPQPEWVAQKLSHILLLQILPALIEGDMSNFGKALNNIQTFGWKKVEIEAQGSELQLTLDYLRDNGAFGAAVSSWGPAICVIAEDIDRLKLETEAFLKTLPDGGTCFITRANNLGARVVSG; from the coding sequence ATGAACCACGTCAAAATTACGACCCCGTCCCGTTTACACTTTTCCCTGCTTGATTTGAACGGCGCATTGGGACGGGTTGATGGTGGGTTCGGGCTTGCGATTGCAGAACCCAATTTCCAAATTATCGCTGAAATGGCAACGAATATTGATGTCGCGACCTCTGTGTACCGTGAACGCGCCATCACTGTTCTCCAACGCCTCCAACAAATCTATCCCTTCCCCGGTATTAAGTTAACATTTGAGTCTGAAATCCCGATGCATTGCGGATTCGGATCTGGCACTCAACTCGCACTTGGGATCGCGCAGGCTGTCAATGTGTTGTATCAATTCGGGTTGGGTGTGCAAGAACTCGCGCAGGCTGTCGGGCGCGGTGGGACTTCAGGTATTGGGGTCGCAGCGTTTGATACCGGCGGGTTCATCGTGGATGGTGGACACCGTTTTCCTGAAGAAAAGGCTTCGTTCCTCCCTTCCTCTGCTGTTGGTGATATTCAACCACCACCGATCTTACTCCGTTATTCATTTCCAGAATTGCCATTGCTAATCGTGATGCCGAATTGTTCGAGAATTTATGGCGATACAGAGGTGGAACTGTTTCGGACGTTGTGTCCACAACCAGAATGGGTTGCCCAGAAACTTTCACACATCTTACTGCTCCAGATACTTCCTGCCCTAATTGAAGGTGATATGTCCAACTTTGGCAAAGCCTTAAACAATATTCAGACGTTTGGGTGGAAGAAAGTCGAAATTGAAGCACAAGGTTCTGAACTTCAATTAACACTCGACTACTTGCGCGACAACGGCGCATTCGGGGCGGCGGTGAGTAGTTGGGGACCAGCGATTTGCGTGATAGCGGAGGATATTGATAGACTAAAACTGGAGACCGAAGCATTCCTGAAAACACTACCGGATGGCGGAACCTGCTTTATTACGCGGGCGAACAACCTTGGGGCGCGCGTTGTGTCAGGTTAA